The window CGGGTCCGTGGGGGCGCGTTCGGTGTGTACGACGGTCCGCTCCCGTTCCGTGTGCGTCCGGGGCGTGGCCGCCGCCGGACGCGGTGCCTCCCCCGGACGTACGGCGGACGCTGTGGCGGAGGGCCACAGCAGGTCGGAACCGTCGTCCGGCTCCGGCGCGGTACCGCGGACCGCCTCCACCCGCTCGAACGGGCCCGGCAGCCGGGGCCGTACCCGCACCACACCCGCACGCGGACCGGCGACAGCGGCCGGAGCGTGCCGGGCGATCAGCCGGTCGAGGAAGTCGGGAACCGGCGCCCCTTCGGCGTCAGACATCCGCACACAGCTCCAGGTAGTAGCGGCGCCGCAGCGGGCTGAGCGCCAGGATCTCCGGCTCGCTCCAGCCGTAGGAGGTGGCGAGCAGATGGACGTCGAGCAGCAGGTCGCGTGCCCACGCGTCCAGTTCGGTCCACAGGTAGGAGGCGATGTCGAGCTCGGCCCGGGTGGCCTCACCGCACTCGGCGCAGGCGATGTTGAGCGTCACGTCGGCACCCGGGTCGGCGGCCTCGACGGCCTCGGCGATCCGGCGCTGGACCGGGACCGGCAGGTCACCGGCGCCCACGGCCGTCCCGTCGCGCACCGCCGAGACCAGGCACCGGGCGAGCAGGGCCGTGCGCGGGTCGGCCGCCCGGGCCGCCGCCGTCAGGTCGGCGACACCGGGCAGCCGGAACCGCACGTCCCAGCCGTCCTGTTCGACGCGCACCACAGAGTCACCCGGTGTGCCGGGCTCGCCCAACGACCGGGCGAACTCCCCGGCGTCCAGGTCGAACTCCATGTCCTCCCCGCACGCCGAGCACGCCAGCCGCACCTGCATCCGCTCCCCGAACAGGGCCCGGCGCAGCGCGAACAGGTCGGCCTCGCGCTCCCCCACCGGCAGCACCGGCAGGCGCGCGGCGTCGGCGTCCGGGCGGGCCGTGCGGTGCAGCAGCAGGGCGCGCCCGTTCGGTGCCTCGGCGAGGCCCGCCTCCCAGGTGGCCAGCAGTTCGGCCGCCCCGGTGATCGCCATGTTCTCCCCCCGCTTCCTCAACTGGCCCTAGGTCAGGCTGGGTTGAGGAACGACGGCTCCTCCGGCTCGGGCACCTCGTAGTCCCGCTCCCAGCCCTCGCACTCGAGCTTCAGCGACTGGATGGCCACCGCGTTGGCGTTGGCGTCCAGTTCGCCGAGGACCTGGTACTCGCTCGGCCAGGTCCGGTACAGCTTGTGCGAGACGGCGACCTGGCCGGCCTCGTTGAGGACCTGGATGACGATGTCCTTGCGGAAGTCGGCGAGGGACACCTCGGAGCCGAGGCCCGCGCCGACCTGCCAGACCTTGTTGGCCCAGCGGTCGAACTCGGGGTCGTGGGTGACCCCGCGCTCCAGGGTGATGCCCTCGAACTCGGAGCGGCCCGGCGACTTGCGGGGAGACGACGGGTCGCCTCCGTGCCGGTGTTTGACGACTTCCGTCGTCCGCTTCAGGGGACTGATCTTGCTGATGCCGGCGACCGTACGACCGTCCCACAGGACGAGGAACTTGAAGTTCTTGTACGGGTCGAAGCGATGCGCGTTGACCGTGAACTCAGCCATCGGATTCCTTCAGTTCTCCACGATTCCACGCGCCTAGAGCGCGAACTGCCCGGACGTCTGCTGGATTTTGACGATCACGAACTCCGCCGGCCGGACCGGTGCGATGCCGACGAGGACGTTGACGATGCCGTTCTCGATGTCCTCGGCGGTCGTCGTGTCGCTGTCGCACTTGACGAAGTACGCCTCGCGCGGGGTGCCGCCCTTGAAGGCGCCCTGGCGGAAGAGCGTGTGCAGGTACGAGGAGGCGGCGAGCCGGATCTGCTGCCACAGGTTCTCGTCGTTGGGCTCGAAGACGACCCACTGCAGACCGCGCTGGAGGCTCTCCTCGACGTGCAGGGCAAGCCGGCGCACCGGCACGTACTTCCACTCGCTGTCGAGCGCGTCCGAGCCCTCCAGCGTGCGCGCGCCCCAGACCACGGGGCCGGTCACCGGGAAGGTCCGCAGGCAGTTGACGCCGAGCGGGTTGAGCAGACCGGTCTCGCGGTCGGTGAGGTTGACCGTGAGCGAGTGCACGCCCGCGAGCCGTGCCTCGGTTCCGGCCGGCGCCTTCCACACGCCGCGCTCGGAGTCGGTGCGGGCGATGACGCCGGCGACCGCGCCCGACGGCGGGAAGGAGCGCAGCCGGCCCGTGAGCGGGTCGGTGAGCTGCAGGTGCGGGAAGTACAGGCCCGCGTGGTTGCCGCGCACCGCGTCGAAGGCGGCGAGCCCGGCGCGTGCGGTGTCGACGCTGACCCAGGTGCTCGGCGCGTCGACCAGCAGGAAGATCCGCCGCTCGGCGCACAGCCGCTGGGCGGCCGAGATGACGGTGAGCGCGTCCTCGGTCTTCTCGTACGCCGCGAGCTCGGGCAGCGCCAGCAGGTTGACGTCGGCGACGCCGCGCAGCGCCTGAATGCCGGTCTTGTCGCCCTCGCTGCCGATGAGGTCGCGCGGGCCGGGCGCCGCACCGTCCTCGCCGCCCTCCAGCGGGAAGACGGGCGGGTTGACGGAGGCCTCCAGGCCCAGGTCGTTGGCGCACTCGCCGAGGAAGCGGACGACGTCCTCGGGGTCGGTGGAGCCGGCGACGACCTGGATACGGCGGCCGAAGGCGGTGACCTCGGCGCCCGCGAAGGCGTGCTTGCCGGGCGCGTCGGGCAGGGCGCGCAGCTTGCGCTCCAGCAGCAGCGCCAACTCGGCGACGCTGCACGGGGCTTCGCCGTCGCAGTCGGGGTCGTAGAGCTTGAACTCGCGCTCGACCTCGCCGATCTTGACGGTCAGGTCGACTTCCAGGTTCGGCAGTTCGTCGCCGAAGGGCTTGGAGACGGTGCCGGACGGGTCGGGGCGGCCCTCGCCGACGACCTCGACGCGGATCAGCTTGGAGCCGGCGTTGATCACGGTCTGCGCGTAGCGGCCGTTCGCCGGGTCCATGGACAGGCCCGTGAAGCTCTCGCGGGCGTCGCCCTTGGCGTCGTAGACGCGCAGGTTGAACGTCTCGTCGGGGCACGGGGTGTCGTGGTCGACGGCGACCCGCAGGCCGTTGCCCCAGACGCCGGGCTCCTTGGCGTGCACTTCGAGGACCGGGCCCTCGCTGTGGCCCTCGGTGGACTTGAGGGTGACGCAGGCGGCCTTGCCGCTGCCGGCCTTGGCGACACGGACGATCACCGCCACGGTGCCGCCGTTGCCGAAGAACTGGTGGACCGCGTAGCCGACGGCGCTCTGCGCGCTCAGACCGCCGAAGCGGCGCTCGAACTCCGTGAAGCTGGTGACGCGTACCGGCTCGTTGAGCGGACCCCGTCGGGTGTGGCCCACAAAGGCCGTCACGGACGTGGTCAAGGTCGAGATCGTGCGGGTGCTGCTGGGAAGTTCTTCGACGTAGACGCCGGGATACGTCGGCTTGGCGGCGCTGAGAGCGCTCATCGGCATTCCCCCTCCTACTCCCTGTCTCGGGTACCGGACAAAGGCACCAAGAGATGGCAGAGGGAGGCATTCCCGACCGGGGCACGAAAACGCCACCCACAAGGGCGACGTCGTCACGTGCACCGCACCAGTTTCCCCCGTCATCACCGTGGGCGATCGACCGCACGGCTCAAGCAGCGCGCTTGTGACTCCTGATGCTCAAGTGCTCAACCCACCTTGGTGTGTTCGAAGTTGACCGAGCAAGGCGGCTTCAGGCCAGCCGGGGAGGCGGTTTGGTGAAGACCGCTTCCCGGCATCCGCACAACTCACCGGCGCGCCCCGGCCAGCTGATTCACAGTTCCCACACAGAGGTGCCGCGACAGAGCGCCGGACGGGGCCCCACCCCTCACCGGAAACCCCTTACCCGCCCCGTTCGACTGGTCGCACGCGCGTGCGACCTCCGCGAGTTGCACACAACGTGCCGTGGCTGGTTTTCCGGGGGTGACGCGAACTCGCCCCATCGGGCCCTACCCCTATAGGGCCGGTGAAATCTCGCCGCCATGTCTTGACATGCGACTGAAACGATTCGTAACTTGGCCGATCATTTAGATGCATGAAGAGAGTTCACGTACGTGAACTCCAGCGAACCACGGAGGGTGCCCATGCGGGATCGCCGACGAAGTCGCCGCCCGGCCGCCCTGCTCGTCGCCGCGGCGCTCGCGTTCGCAACGGCCGCGTGCGGCTCCGGTTCCGGCGGTGCGGGCAGCGACGACCCGAACACACTGGAGGTGTGGACCCGGAGCAATCCGGACTCCGCCGCCACCTACGAGCGGGTCTTCGCCGCCTTCACCAAGAAGACCGGCATCAAGATCGACTACCAGCCGGTCGTCAACTTCGACCAGCAGCTGCAGAGCCGGGCGTCCACCAAGGACCTCCCGGACGTCATGATCAACGACACCGCGCTGATGGGCAGCTACCAGGGCCAGGGCCTCCTCAAGCCGATCGACCCCGCCTCGATCGCGGGCCACGACCAGATCACCGACAAGACCTGGTCCTCCACGGTGGGCATCGACGGCAGGCACTACGGCATCCCGTACTCCCGTCAGGCCCAGACCCTGATGATCCGCAAGGACTGGCTGCGCAAACTCGGTCTGAAGGCACCGACGACCTGGCAGGAGATGCTCTCCGTCGCCAAGGCCTTCGCCACCGAGGACCCGGACGGCGACGGCAAGGCCGACACCTACGGCATGGTCGTGCCAGGTAGCGCCCAGAACGGCTACGCCGCCTGGTGGGGCG of the Streptomyces sp. T12 genome contains:
- a CDS encoding phage tail protein, whose amino-acid sequence is MAEFTVNAHRFDPYKNFKFLVLWDGRTVAGISKISPLKRTTEVVKHRHGGDPSSPRKSPGRSEFEGITLERGVTHDPEFDRWANKVWQVGAGLGSEVSLADFRKDIVIQVLNEAGQVAVSHKLYRTWPSEYQVLGELDANANAVAIQSLKLECEGWERDYEVPEPEEPSFLNPA
- a CDS encoding phage tail sheath subtilisin-like domain-containing protein — encoded protein: MPMSALSAAKPTYPGVYVEELPSSTRTISTLTTSVTAFVGHTRRGPLNEPVRVTSFTEFERRFGGLSAQSAVGYAVHQFFGNGGTVAVIVRVAKAGSGKAACVTLKSTEGHSEGPVLEVHAKEPGVWGNGLRVAVDHDTPCPDETFNLRVYDAKGDARESFTGLSMDPANGRYAQTVINAGSKLIRVEVVGEGRPDPSGTVSKPFGDELPNLEVDLTVKIGEVEREFKLYDPDCDGEAPCSVAELALLLERKLRALPDAPGKHAFAGAEVTAFGRRIQVVAGSTDPEDVVRFLGECANDLGLEASVNPPVFPLEGGEDGAAPGPRDLIGSEGDKTGIQALRGVADVNLLALPELAAYEKTEDALTVISAAQRLCAERRIFLLVDAPSTWVSVDTARAGLAAFDAVRGNHAGLYFPHLQLTDPLTGRLRSFPPSGAVAGVIARTDSERGVWKAPAGTEARLAGVHSLTVNLTDRETGLLNPLGVNCLRTFPVTGPVVWGARTLEGSDALDSEWKYVPVRRLALHVEESLQRGLQWVVFEPNDENLWQQIRLAASSYLHTLFRQGAFKGGTPREAYFVKCDSDTTTAEDIENGIVNVLVGIAPVRPAEFVIVKIQQTSGQFAL